The window CATTGGTTGCGGCATAAATGACCGCTTACTGGAAGTTCTGCATTACTCCGCCGGCGCGCCGGCAACGTTTCTGCGCGTTGCTTCCATCATCCGCCGCCGGGCCCTGAACACGCCCCATTGCTGGTCGACCAGCACGCCGATCAGGATCACGCCGCCCATCACTGCGAAGTTGAGCGAGGAGGGGATGCCGAGCAGGTTGACGAGGTTCTGCAGCTCCTGCAGCAGCACGGTGCCCAGGATGACGCCGATCAGCGAGCCTTCGCCGCCGCGCAGCGAAAACCCGCCGAGCACAGCGGCGGCGATCGCGTAGAGCTCGTAGAACTGGCCGTGGCTGGCCGGCGAGATGGAGCGTGTGTACATGGCGAAATAGATTGCCGACAGCGCCGTCAGCACGCCGCAGATGACATAGGCCGACATCACCACGCGGCCCGTGCGGATGCCCGAATATTTCGCCGCTTCCTCGTTTTTGCCGATGGCGTAGAGATAGCGCCCGAACACCGAGCGGTGCAGCACCACCCACATGACGATGGCAATGACGATCAGCGCGATGAAGCTGTTCGGCACGCCATAGCTGCGGCCGGCGGTCAGGAACTCGAGGTCCGGGAAATTCTGCCCGAAGGCAAAGCCCGCCGTGCCGTCGGCGGTGTAGAAGCGCGCCACGCCGCGATAGATGAGCAGGCCGCAGAGCGTGACCACGAAGGGCTGCAGTTTCAGCCTCGTGATCAGCCAGCCATGCACCAGCCCGATGACGGCGCCGAGCGCGATGATGATGATGAAGGCCAAAGGCCAGCCAAGCTCGCGCACGGCGATGAAGTCGATGAACAGTGTGCCTAACAGCGCCACCACCGAGCCGACCGAT is drawn from Mesorhizobium sp. B1-1-8 and contains these coding sequences:
- a CDS encoding ABC transporter permease yields the protein MSKKDLGLLVLILVVGAVVAIINPRFLLPINLANTSNLIGLFGILSIGQAFVIITGGIELSVGSVVALLGTLFIDFIAVRELGWPLAFIIIIALGAVIGLVHGWLITRLKLQPFVVTLCGLLIYRGVARFYTADGTAGFAFGQNFPDLEFLTAGRSYGVPNSFIALIVIAIVMWVVLHRSVFGRYLYAIGKNEEAAKYSGIRTGRVVMSAYVICGVLTALSAIYFAMYTRSISPASHGQFYELYAIAAAVLGGFSLRGGEGSLIGVILGTVLLQELQNLVNLLGIPSSLNFAVMGGVILIGVLVDQQWGVFRARRRMMEATRRNVAGAPAE